One stretch of Akkermansia massiliensis DNA includes these proteins:
- a CDS encoding exo-alpha-sialidase, with protein MNAFQTILRTVASSAVLFLLLLGTALARGAEEAASENFDSFPTGSFTSLETALGTMTAESGHAAIASNRCSSQPNCMRLIGLGTGTKSTATLTLPAPLAVKKTLALTGERWTSDSPFSFTIHAADGEGNETLVADGSSLKTGSNPMTQQVRGAIPSGTARLIFRCEAPANKGVLFDDLVFSEFNPLSSTAEAWPAMIRMEANGILRFSLTELPAAYDGMAVTVDMSPSDDLGDIESVSLYTGDADGIYSAPAYGSSGHGAMSTTGVLASPAQPPAPVMTFPVTPGVLTNGRQYYFWVSVKLKNSASMDHKVGARITSVTVDGQTTDVADGVTARQRIGYAVAKANDPVYGGPLEGKASRKFRIPGIVRARNGDLVSVFDIRYDGRNDMQANIDTGCSRSTDNGRTWTPVNVAVNFNPTGDSANDYHSGYGVSDPCILLDEVNGTLWVAGIARHGLASSKANVDVESLETAQYVVAYSTDNGRTWGSADPGTGEFVKMKPRSINKDIKNRAWKSFFQGPGHGITMKKTVNGVRPIVFPSQIWTGASGAGTPQSCIIYSLDRGQTWISEDTGKSGTPGIGAGSSECAVTELSDGRLMLNARNESRSGYRKVFTTDDMGKTWTAHATNLKALPEPAACQASQLAVENSANISRALLFSNPDKTSAPRARMTLKASFDEGATWPSSRQVLYDSRPCCGYSDICETGDGHIGVLYEGLNGDENIFFLRIPYDEFLPSLDVPAAGAPVRVGPEGMTAATFTVSSDDSWTASSSAGWITVSPSSGSGNGSVTYSVDRWEGAGERTGTITVAVPGVQPVSVTVIQSGRAPALAVSPAALVLPKNGGTAVFSVTCDAAWNVSKTGDWINITGMQGADTGNGTVSIAAEANATEGSRTAQLSFSSFGTVRSATVTQRGQKRTWNEWKEDEITSRDPDTDQTGPNDSPAGDGIPNLLKYATGLDPLKPCGSVVQVTAEEAGGDACLVLGWPVNPEATGIRHAVEASEDLQTWTETAEVKTEGKSSATFRDAVPMNAESPRRRFLRLKISREGESPL; from the coding sequence ATGAACGCCTTCCAGACTATTCTCCGCACCGTCGCCTCTTCCGCAGTCCTGTTTCTCCTGCTCCTGGGAACCGCCCTGGCGCGGGGAGCGGAGGAAGCCGCTTCTGAAAACTTCGACTCCTTTCCGACGGGCAGCTTCACCTCCCTGGAAACCGCTCTGGGGACCATGACGGCGGAAAGCGGGCATGCCGCCATCGCCAGCAACCGCTGTTCCTCCCAGCCCAACTGCATGCGGCTCATCGGCCTGGGCACCGGGACGAAAAGCACGGCCACGCTGACGCTGCCCGCTCCCCTCGCCGTCAAAAAGACGCTTGCCCTGACCGGGGAACGCTGGACGTCCGACAGCCCCTTTTCCTTCACCATCCACGCCGCAGACGGGGAAGGGAATGAAACACTGGTCGCGGACGGCTCCTCCCTGAAAACGGGCAGCAATCCCATGACCCAGCAGGTGAGGGGCGCCATCCCTTCCGGCACCGCGCGCCTCATCTTCCGCTGCGAGGCCCCCGCCAATAAGGGCGTTCTTTTCGACGATCTGGTCTTTTCCGAATTCAACCCCCTCTCCAGCACCGCGGAAGCATGGCCGGCCATGATCCGCATGGAGGCCAACGGCATCCTCCGCTTTTCCCTGACGGAACTCCCCGCTGCGTATGACGGCATGGCCGTCACGGTGGACATGAGCCCGTCCGACGACCTGGGTGACATTGAAAGCGTTTCCCTTTACACCGGTGACGCGGACGGCATCTATTCCGCGCCCGCCTACGGCAGCAGCGGCCACGGCGCCATGAGCACCACGGGCGTCCTTGCCAGCCCGGCCCAGCCGCCGGCTCCCGTCATGACGTTCCCCGTCACTCCGGGGGTTCTCACGAACGGACGGCAATACTACTTCTGGGTCAGCGTCAAGCTCAAGAACTCCGCCAGCATGGACCACAAGGTGGGCGCCAGAATCACCTCCGTCACCGTGGACGGGCAAACGACTGATGTTGCCGATGGAGTGACGGCCAGGCAGCGGATAGGCTATGCCGTCGCCAAGGCGAACGATCCGGTTTACGGAGGCCCCTTGGAAGGAAAGGCCTCCAGGAAATTCCGCATTCCGGGCATCGTGCGCGCCAGAAACGGGGATCTGGTCTCCGTTTTCGACATCCGCTACGACGGCCGGAACGACATGCAGGCCAACATCGATACGGGATGCAGCCGTTCCACGGACAACGGACGCACCTGGACGCCCGTCAACGTGGCCGTCAACTTCAACCCCACGGGCGATTCCGCCAACGACTACCATTCCGGCTACGGCGTCAGCGACCCCTGCATCCTTCTGGATGAAGTCAACGGTACCCTGTGGGTGGCAGGCATCGCCAGGCACGGGCTGGCCTCCTCCAAGGCCAACGTGGACGTGGAAAGCCTGGAAACCGCCCAGTATGTGGTAGCGTACAGCACGGACAACGGCCGGACATGGGGTTCCGCGGACCCCGGCACGGGGGAGTTCGTAAAAATGAAACCCCGGAGCATCAACAAGGACATCAAGAACAGGGCCTGGAAATCCTTTTTCCAGGGTCCGGGCCACGGCATTACGATGAAGAAGACGGTCAACGGCGTGCGCCCCATTGTCTTTCCTTCCCAGATATGGACGGGCGCCAGCGGCGCGGGAACACCCCAGTCCTGCATCATTTATTCTCTGGACCGCGGCCAGACCTGGATCAGCGAGGACACCGGCAAATCCGGCACGCCCGGCATCGGAGCCGGCTCCAGCGAATGCGCAGTCACGGAGCTCAGCGACGGGCGCCTGATGCTCAACGCCCGCAATGAAAGCAGGAGCGGGTACCGTAAGGTCTTCACGACGGACGACATGGGGAAGACGTGGACGGCTCATGCCACCAACCTGAAAGCCCTGCCGGAGCCCGCCGCCTGCCAGGCCAGCCAGCTCGCCGTGGAAAACTCCGCGAACATCAGCAGGGCCCTCCTTTTCTCCAACCCTGATAAAACTTCCGCCCCCCGCGCCCGAATGACCCTCAAAGCCTCCTTTGACGAAGGCGCCACATGGCCCTCCAGCCGCCAGGTTCTTTACGATTCCCGCCCCTGCTGCGGCTATTCCGACATCTGTGAAACGGGAGACGGCCACATCGGCGTGCTGTATGAAGGGCTCAACGGGGACGAAAACATCTTCTTCCTGCGCATTCCGTATGATGAATTCCTTCCTTCCCTGGACGTTCCCGCCGCCGGGGCGCCCGTCCGCGTGGGACCGGAAGGCATGACGGCAGCCACGTTCACCGTCTCCAGCGACGATTCCTGGACGGCGTCCTCTTCCGCTGGCTGGATCACCGTCTCTCCCTCTTCCGGCTCCGGAAACGGCTCCGTCACCTACAGCGTGGACCGCTGGGAAGGCGCGGGCGAACGCACCGGAACCATCACGGTTGCCGTTCCTGGCGTCCAGCCGGTCTCCGTCACTGTCATCCAGTCCGGCAGGGCCCCTGCGCTGGCGGTTTCCCCCGCTGCGCTGGTGCTTCCCAAAAACGGGGGAACGGCGGTCTTCTCCGTCACCTGCGACGCCGCCTGGAATGTCTCCAAAACGGGGGACTGGATAAACATCACCGGCATGCAGGGAGCGGATACAGGCAATGGTACCGTATCCATTGCCGCAGAGGCCAATGCCACGGAAGGCTCCCGTACGGCGCAGCTTTCCTTTTCCTCCTTTGGAACCGTCCGCTCCGCCACCGTGACTCAGCGGGGGCAGAAACGCACGTGGAATGAATGGAAGGAGGATGAAATCACCTCCCGGGACCCGGACACGGACCAGACAGGCCCCAATGATTCCCCGGCCGGGGACGGCATCCCCAACCTGTTGAAATACGCCACAGGATTGGATCCCCTCAAACCCTGCGGTAGCGTCGTGCAGGTCACCGCGGAGGAAGCGGGCGGAGACGCCTGCCTGGTACTGGGCTGGCCCGTCAACCCGGAAGCCACCGGAATCAGGCACGCAGTGGAAGCCTCGGAAGACCTCCAGACCTGGACGGAGACGGCGGAAGTGAAAACGGAAGGCAAAAGCTCCGCCACTTTCCGGGATGCCGTGCCCATGAACGCGGAAAGTCCCCGGCGGAGATTCCTGCGCCTGAAAATTTCCCGTGAAGGGGAAAGCCCGCTTTAA
- a CDS encoding PEP-CTERM sorting domain-containing protein (PEP-CTERM proteins occur, often in large numbers, in the proteomes of bacteria that also encode an exosortase, a predicted intramembrane cysteine proteinase. The presence of a PEP-CTERM domain at a protein's C-terminus predicts cleavage within the sorting domain, followed by covalent anchoring to some some component of the (usually Gram-negative) cell surface. Many PEP-CTERM proteins exhibit an unusual sequence composition that includes large numbers of potential glycosylation sites. Expression of one such protein has been shown restore the ability of a bacterium to form floc, a type of biofilm.): MMKHSFLLYAAAGLMIAGAASATTLTVYNEDEYGTAPITSILDASGHSLQNGSAMLGYLQDSTWSFDLVDGKIEWSKNSTPAGQLSYSQMAEIRQSFTTSLSAVSPEYPGAITNGGQFSLSGTLASGLEGKPIVLLVNNDDSPGEFSMFTFRNVDTGELAKYPGVVGNDMTFFFGSQADAITEGYEWYAIPLFNDNFNLVPEPATATLSLLGLAALMMRRRR, from the coding sequence ATGATGAAACATTCCTTCCTGCTGTACGCAGCCGCCGGACTGATGATCGCGGGAGCAGCCTCTGCCACGACGCTCACCGTTTACAATGAAGACGAATATGGGACTGCCCCTATTACGTCCATTCTTGACGCTTCCGGCCATTCCCTGCAAAACGGCTCCGCCATGCTCGGATACCTTCAAGACAGTACCTGGTCTTTCGACCTGGTTGACGGCAAGATTGAATGGTCCAAAAACAGCACGCCCGCAGGCCAGTTGAGCTACAGCCAAATGGCGGAAATCAGGCAAAGCTTCACCACCAGCCTTTCCGCCGTTTCTCCGGAATATCCCGGCGCCATCACCAATGGCGGCCAGTTTTCACTTTCCGGCACGCTGGCCTCCGGTCTGGAAGGAAAGCCCATTGTCCTCCTGGTCAACAACGACGATTCTCCCGGCGAATTCTCCATGTTTACGTTCCGGAACGTGGATACGGGCGAACTGGCCAAGTACCCGGGAGTGGTGGGAAACGACATGACGTTTTTCTTCGGGTCGCAGGCGGATGCCATTACCGAGGGTTATGAGTGGTATGCCATCCCTCTCTTTAACGACAACTTCAATCTGGTTCCCGAACCCGCCACCGCTACGCTGAGCCTCCTCGGCCTGGCGGCGCTGATGATGCGCAGACGGCGCTAA
- a CDS encoding glycoside hydrolase family 2 TIM barrel-domain containing protein, whose amino-acid sequence MRTTRSWLLSCTALAVGSAMCGLGAPGDSSPAPAPTGLEWEQEQNLHLNKEAPTAFFASFSDLQSALKVLPENSKWRKSLNGQWKFHWAKDPQSRPADFYKPDYDVKDWKEIKVPASWQTQGYGTPIYSNQPYPFERSWPYVMKEPSNKNYTSYKERNPVGSYRRTFEVPADWDGREVYMQFDGVDSFFYLWINGQYVGFSKDSRNPARFDISPYLKKGENVVAAEVYRHSDGAYLECQDMFRLSGIFRNVSIFAVPKVHIRDFFAQTNPVDQRDWALNIDHAKPGTMNGDWRLQVDVDVRNLFPATEKLEGCTVSMALYDASGKLVEPVKPKDAPYDGVLEKPLRITGMKDFKTSLLGIYAKPKLWSAEDPNLYTLVLTLKRDGKTEEMVSSRVGFRNVVIKDSVFLVNGQPVKVKGVNRHESHPETGHYVTPEQMEEEVQMMKRANINHVRCSHYPADPYFYYLCDKYGIYVQDEANIESHGYYYGKESLSHPIEWMPAHVDRIMAMVERNKNHPSVIMWSLGNEAGPGQNFRSAEKIVKARDMSRPTHYERNNDIVDLGSNQYPSVDWTRSMAANKNFPKPYYISEYAHNMMNAMGNLADYWEAIESSDRIMGGAIWDWVDQGLYKTLPNGERMLAYGGDFNDHPNSGQFVFNGTILADRTPEPGYFEVKHVYQNISTSLTDDGRISIFNKNFFTDLSPYDITWTLTENGNVVAEGKLDTPPAGPREKIVVPVPDIPQLKNRKPGAEYALRIGYKLKKDKDWAKKGYELAFDQLQLPVQGDLPMFKAPAGKVTLSADKHTVSGKDFSVQFDAATGELAQFTVNGKPLFKTPMAVNALRAASSNEPGVMAKSMANGLRELKHELLSYEAVDNGSSVTVKQSVKVNGKQTENISGYGDTKTSITPKKQPLNDTNTHFINNLEWTIYPDGTVVCQSVLLPRGNPLELLRLGYELQLPANMGNVTYYGRGPEENYADRKSGMPLGVYKTTARDSFFPYGRPQDCGNHEDTRWVAVTDDKGQGLLFGSVGAPFAFSAIPYTTTDLILANHPVELPKTTDKTVLVLSSATRGLGGASCGPGPMSRDIIKANKPYPLSFFMRPVTSKSYKGEIRVPAAQLDMTMLTRTDKYTVKSVTSQEQGEADAEFAIDGDPGTFWHSEYNKTVTKHPHVLAVDLGKEREFSGITYLPRQDGSGNGRVKDYSVEVSTDGEKWQPAAKGAFPDSADLQEVKFQAPVKARYFRFSALSETQGRDYAAVAELDIIPVKK is encoded by the coding sequence ATGAGAACGACCAGATCCTGGCTTTTATCCTGTACCGCGCTGGCGGTAGGCTCCGCCATGTGCGGCCTGGGAGCCCCGGGCGATTCCTCCCCCGCGCCCGCCCCCACAGGGCTGGAATGGGAACAGGAACAGAACCTGCATTTGAACAAGGAGGCCCCCACGGCCTTTTTTGCGTCTTTCAGCGATTTGCAGTCCGCCCTGAAAGTGCTGCCTGAAAACAGCAAGTGGCGCAAGTCCCTGAACGGCCAGTGGAAGTTCCACTGGGCCAAGGATCCCCAGAGCCGCCCGGCCGATTTTTACAAGCCGGATTACGACGTGAAGGACTGGAAGGAAATCAAGGTGCCCGCCTCCTGGCAGACGCAGGGCTACGGCACCCCCATTTATTCCAACCAGCCGTACCCCTTTGAACGCTCCTGGCCCTATGTGATGAAGGAGCCCTCCAACAAGAATTACACGTCCTACAAGGAACGGAATCCCGTAGGCTCCTACCGCCGCACGTTTGAAGTGCCCGCGGACTGGGACGGCAGGGAGGTGTACATGCAGTTTGACGGCGTGGATTCCTTCTTCTACCTCTGGATCAACGGGCAGTACGTGGGCTTTTCCAAGGATTCCCGCAATCCGGCCCGCTTTGACATCAGCCCCTACCTCAAGAAGGGGGAGAACGTGGTGGCCGCGGAGGTGTACCGCCATTCCGACGGCGCGTACCTGGAATGCCAGGACATGTTCCGCCTGTCCGGCATTTTCCGCAACGTCTCCATTTTTGCGGTGCCCAAGGTCCACATCCGCGACTTTTTCGCGCAGACCAACCCGGTGGACCAGCGGGACTGGGCCCTGAACATTGATCATGCCAAGCCCGGCACCATGAACGGGGACTGGCGCCTCCAGGTGGACGTGGACGTGCGCAACCTGTTCCCGGCGACCGAGAAGCTGGAAGGGTGTACCGTATCCATGGCCCTGTATGACGCTTCCGGCAAGCTGGTGGAGCCCGTCAAGCCCAAGGACGCCCCGTATGACGGCGTGCTGGAAAAGCCCCTGCGCATCACCGGCATGAAGGATTTCAAAACTTCCCTGCTGGGCATTTACGCCAAGCCCAAACTGTGGTCCGCGGAGGACCCCAACCTGTACACGCTGGTGCTGACGCTGAAGCGTGACGGCAAGACGGAGGAGATGGTTTCCTCCCGCGTGGGCTTCCGCAACGTGGTGATTAAGGACAGCGTGTTCCTGGTGAACGGCCAGCCGGTCAAGGTGAAGGGCGTGAACCGCCATGAAAGCCACCCGGAAACCGGGCACTACGTGACTCCGGAACAGATGGAGGAGGAAGTGCAGATGATGAAACGCGCCAATATCAACCATGTGCGCTGCTCCCATTATCCCGCGGACCCCTATTTCTACTACCTCTGCGACAAGTACGGCATTTACGTGCAGGATGAGGCCAACATCGAGTCCCACGGCTACTATTACGGCAAGGAGTCCCTTTCCCACCCCATCGAATGGATGCCGGCCCACGTGGACCGCATCATGGCGATGGTGGAGCGCAACAAGAACCACCCCAGCGTGATCATGTGGTCCCTGGGGAATGAGGCAGGGCCCGGCCAGAATTTCCGCAGCGCGGAAAAGATCGTGAAGGCCAGGGACATGTCCCGCCCCACCCACTATGAGCGCAACAACGACATCGTGGACCTGGGTTCCAACCAGTACCCCTCCGTGGACTGGACGCGCTCCATGGCGGCCAACAAGAACTTCCCGAAGCCCTACTACATTTCAGAGTACGCGCACAACATGATGAACGCCATGGGCAACCTGGCGGACTACTGGGAGGCTATTGAATCTTCCGACCGCATCATGGGCGGCGCCATCTGGGACTGGGTGGACCAGGGCCTGTACAAGACCCTGCCGAACGGGGAGAGGATGCTCGCCTACGGCGGCGACTTCAACGACCATCCCAACAGCGGCCAGTTCGTATTCAACGGCACCATCCTGGCGGACCGCACGCCGGAACCGGGCTACTTTGAAGTGAAGCACGTTTATCAGAATATCTCCACGTCCCTGACGGACGACGGCAGGATTTCCATCTTCAACAAGAACTTCTTTACGGACCTGTCTCCGTACGACATCACCTGGACTCTGACGGAGAACGGGAATGTGGTGGCGGAAGGCAAGCTGGATACGCCGCCGGCCGGACCCCGGGAAAAGATCGTGGTGCCCGTACCGGACATTCCGCAGCTGAAAAACCGTAAGCCGGGAGCGGAATACGCCCTGCGCATAGGCTACAAGCTGAAGAAGGACAAGGACTGGGCCAAGAAGGGCTATGAACTGGCCTTTGACCAGCTCCAACTTCCCGTGCAGGGAGACCTGCCCATGTTCAAGGCTCCTGCCGGCAAGGTAACCCTCAGCGCGGACAAGCACACCGTGTCCGGCAAGGATTTCTCCGTTCAGTTTGACGCGGCCACCGGGGAACTGGCCCAGTTCACCGTGAACGGCAAGCCCCTGTTCAAGACGCCCATGGCGGTGAACGCCCTGCGCGCCGCTTCCAGCAATGAGCCGGGCGTCATGGCCAAGAGCATGGCCAACGGCCTCCGTGAGCTGAAGCATGAACTGCTCAGTTATGAAGCCGTGGACAACGGCAGCAGCGTCACCGTCAAGCAGTCCGTCAAGGTAAACGGCAAGCAGACTGAAAACATCAGCGGCTATGGAGACACCAAGACCTCCATCACGCCCAAAAAGCAGCCCCTGAATGACACGAACACCCATTTCATCAACAATCTGGAATGGACTATCTACCCGGATGGAACCGTCGTCTGCCAGTCCGTGCTGCTGCCGCGCGGCAATCCCCTGGAGCTGCTGCGCCTGGGGTATGAACTCCAGTTGCCGGCGAACATGGGCAACGTGACCTACTACGGCCGTGGGCCGGAGGAAAACTATGCGGACCGCAAGAGCGGCATGCCTCTGGGCGTGTACAAGACGACGGCCCGGGATTCCTTCTTCCCGTACGGCAGGCCGCAGGACTGCGGCAACCATGAAGACACCCGCTGGGTGGCCGTCACAGATGACAAGGGGCAGGGCCTGCTCTTCGGTTCCGTGGGCGCTCCGTTTGCCTTCTCAGCCATTCCCTACACCACGACGGACCTGATTCTGGCCAACCACCCCGTGGAGCTGCCCAAGACGACGGACAAAACCGTGCTGGTCCTCTCCTCCGCCACGCGCGGCCTGGGGGGCGCCTCCTGCGGCCCCGGCCCCATGAGCAGGGACATCATCAAGGCCAACAAGCCCTACCCGCTGTCCTTCTTCATGCGTCCCGTCACCTCCAAGTCCTACAAGGGTGAAATCCGCGTGCCCGCGGCCCAGCTGGACATGACCATGCTGACCCGTACGGACAAGTACACGGTCAAGAGCGTGACCAGCCAGGAGCAGGGCGAGGCGGATGCCGAGTTCGCCATTGACGGGGACCCCGGCACCTTCTGGCACTCCGAGTACAACAAGACCGTGACCAAGCACCCGCACGTGCTGGCCGTGGACCTGGGCAAGGAGCGGGAGTTCTCCGGCATTACCTACCTGCCCCGCCAGGACGGAAGCGGTAACGGCCGCGTGAAGGATTATTCCGTGGAAGTGAGCACGGACGGTGAAAAATGGCAGCCTGCCGCCAAGGGCGCCTTCCCGGACAGCGCGGATCTTCAGGAAGTGAAGTTCCAGGCGCCCGTCAAGGCGCGCTATTTCCGCTTCTCCGCCCTCAGTGAGACGCAGGGACGGGATTACGCCGCCGTAGCGGAGCTGGATATCATTCCCGTTAAAAAGTAA
- a CDS encoding lipid A deacylase LpxR family protein has product MKCTALCMCAGLLSAVSLQAGTQQIEAPQEGPVISFHLENDMFVGDDDNYTNGVRFAWMSGTTSRSHSFSGMLGTVLGGTNASASWRRFMGMNGSPNLRQQWGLDLTQLMYTPEQKATYPIYNQHPYVGNLTLGLTSLVKNEDRANSLELQLGTTGTNSLAKGSQHFIHKLWGMEQWPGWSNQLPGEMTANLFFKRYYRLRGLEKRYSSGFETDALAYWHADAGTVKVQAGGGMSFRFGYNLGNTSPENSIRGATSAAPPFVYNRTNVANWGYYGYLHAAVRAVAHDLYLDGTVFRSSPEYVNKYPVVGEWGYGFGLRYKRTELLFGLHYITKEYTQQESMQCVGVLQLKHTF; this is encoded by the coding sequence ATGAAATGTACGGCTTTGTGCATGTGCGCCGGCCTGTTGTCGGCGGTTTCCCTTCAGGCAGGAACCCAGCAGATAGAAGCGCCGCAGGAGGGCCCTGTCATCAGTTTCCATCTGGAAAACGACATGTTCGTGGGAGATGACGATAATTATACCAACGGCGTCCGCTTTGCCTGGATGTCCGGCACCACATCCCGGAGCCACTCCTTTTCCGGCATGCTGGGAACAGTGCTGGGGGGCACGAACGCTTCCGCTTCCTGGCGGCGGTTCATGGGCATGAACGGTTCCCCCAACCTCCGCCAGCAGTGGGGGCTGGACCTGACCCAGCTCATGTACACTCCGGAGCAGAAGGCTACCTACCCCATTTATAACCAGCATCCCTACGTGGGCAACCTGACGCTGGGCCTGACCTCCCTGGTCAAGAATGAAGACAGGGCCAATTCCCTGGAGCTGCAATTGGGCACCACGGGCACGAATTCCCTGGCGAAAGGCTCCCAGCATTTCATTCATAAGCTGTGGGGCATGGAACAATGGCCCGGCTGGTCCAACCAGCTCCCCGGGGAAATGACGGCCAATCTGTTTTTCAAGCGCTACTACCGCCTGCGCGGCCTGGAAAAGCGCTACAGTTCCGGCTTTGAAACGGACGCCCTGGCGTACTGGCACGCGGATGCCGGCACGGTGAAGGTGCAGGCGGGCGGCGGCATGTCCTTCCGCTTTGGCTATAATCTGGGCAATACTTCCCCTGAAAACAGCATCCGCGGGGCCACCAGCGCCGCGCCGCCCTTCGTTTACAACAGGACGAACGTCGCCAACTGGGGGTATTACGGCTATCTTCACGCCGCCGTGCGCGCCGTGGCCCATGACCTGTACCTGGACGGCACGGTGTTCCGCTCCTCTCCGGAGTACGTGAACAAGTATCCCGTGGTGGGGGAATGGGGTTACGGCTTCGGCCTCCGGTACAAGCGCACGGAACTGCTGTTCGGCCTGCACTACATCACCAAGGAGTACACGCAGCAGGAATCCATGCAGTGCGTGGGCGTCCTCCAGTTAAAGCATACTTTTTAA
- a CDS encoding TatD family hydrolase, whose translation MIIDTHCHLASAQFDQSRREAYVEHALREDIDRMITLGARPDDWEANTAWARQFPGVVFCALGIHPDDAHEAPEGWADRLSRMAQDIPLAAIGETGLDYFHGAPRGWEPDSFRRLQQNLLEQHFDLAARLGLNIVLHTRDRKGSRSFEDALAIARNHAGRVRPVFHCFIGDTAQAARIFDELDGMVSFTGVATFKNAPVVAETARWCPEDRIMLETDSPYLSPEPLRGRMNEPAHLIHTARFIAASRGMELDELARATTQNAETFYNLDKG comes from the coding sequence ATGATTATTGACACGCACTGCCATCTGGCTTCCGCGCAATTCGACCAGTCCCGCCGGGAAGCCTATGTGGAGCATGCCCTCCGGGAAGACATCGACCGCATGATTACGCTGGGAGCCCGCCCGGATGACTGGGAGGCGAACACGGCGTGGGCGCGCCAGTTCCCGGGCGTGGTCTTTTGCGCGCTGGGCATCCATCCGGACGACGCCCATGAAGCGCCGGAGGGCTGGGCGGACCGTCTTTCCCGCATGGCGCAGGATATCCCCCTGGCCGCCATCGGGGAAACGGGGCTGGACTACTTCCACGGAGCCCCCCGGGGCTGGGAGCCTGACAGCTTCCGACGCCTTCAGCAGAACCTGCTGGAACAGCACTTTGACCTGGCGGCGCGCCTGGGCCTCAACATTGTCCTGCACACGCGGGACCGGAAAGGGTCCAGAAGCTTTGAAGACGCCCTGGCGATTGCCCGGAATCACGCGGGCCGCGTGCGCCCCGTGTTCCACTGCTTCATCGGAGACACGGCCCAGGCCGCTCGAATTTTTGACGAACTGGACGGCATGGTCTCCTTCACCGGGGTGGCCACCTTTAAAAACGCCCCCGTGGTGGCGGAAACCGCGCGCTGGTGCCCGGAAGACCGCATCATGCTGGAAACGGACTCCCCCTACCTCAGCCCGGAACCCCTCCGGGGCCGCATGAACGAACCCGCCCACCTCATCCATACGGCCCGTTTCATCGCCGCTTCCAGAGGCATGGAACTGGATGAGCTGGCCCGCGCAACGACGCAAAATGCGGAAACCTTTTATAATCTGGACAAGGGCTGA